The following coding sequences lie in one Microvirga sp. 17 mud 1-3 genomic window:
- a CDS encoding lipid A biosynthesis lauroyl acyltransferase, which produces MVGLVRSVFALSRALGPERSGAVGAALARAIGPFLPAHKTALANIRAAYPGKPEAEVRALARAAWDNLGRVGGEYPHLGALFDYDPDRPEPGRTEVDGIEHFLSLRDDEKPGIIFSAHLANWELPAICAARFGLDATAVFRAPNDPAIARVLHEIRSETMGGLEAARQGAAFAMQGALEKGGHLGMLIDQHFTRGVIVNFLGRPALVNPILGKFARRFDCPVHGVRVIRLPGYRFRLQLTPPLDLPRDAEGLIDVQGAMQAMTSVVEEWVREHPEQWLWMHRRWRVPAGTQANVSSP; this is translated from the coding sequence ATGGTCGGCCTGGTGCGGAGCGTCTTCGCCCTGTCGCGGGCCCTCGGCCCCGAGCGGTCCGGCGCCGTCGGCGCGGCGCTGGCCCGCGCCATCGGCCCCTTCCTTCCGGCCCACAAGACGGCCCTTGCCAATATCCGGGCCGCCTATCCGGGCAAGCCGGAGGCCGAGGTGAGGGCGCTCGCGCGGGCCGCCTGGGACAATCTCGGCCGGGTCGGCGGTGAATACCCGCATCTCGGGGCCCTGTTCGACTACGACCCGGACCGGCCCGAGCCCGGCCGGACGGAGGTGGACGGGATCGAGCACTTCCTTAGCCTGCGGGACGACGAGAAGCCCGGCATCATCTTCTCGGCCCATCTCGCCAACTGGGAATTGCCGGCGATCTGCGCCGCCCGGTTCGGGCTCGACGCGACGGCGGTGTTCCGCGCGCCCAACGATCCGGCCATCGCGCGGGTGCTGCACGAGATCCGCTCCGAGACCATGGGCGGTCTGGAGGCGGCCCGCCAGGGAGCGGCCTTCGCCATGCAGGGGGCGCTCGAGAAGGGCGGCCATCTCGGCATGCTCATCGACCAGCATTTCACCCGCGGCGTGATCGTGAACTTCCTTGGCCGGCCGGCCCTGGTGAATCCCATCCTCGGCAAGTTCGCCCGCCGGTTCGACTGCCCGGTCCACGGGGTGCGGGTGATCCGCCTGCCCGGCTACCGCTTCCGGCTCCAGCTCACTCCGCCCCTCGACCTGCCCCGGGACGCTGAAGGACTCATCGACGTGCAGGGCGCCATGCAGGCCATGACCTCCGTGGTCGAGGAGTGGGTGCGGGAACACCCCGAGCAATGGCTATGGATGCACAGGCGCTGGCGGGTGCCGGCCGGAACTCAAGCTAACGTGAGTTCCCCTTGA
- a CDS encoding glycosyltransferase, whose amino-acid sequence MRIAVVDFHSLANDSRVLRTAEALHGAGHEVLLVGYGPAPEGVPYRVALLPRLPSPFVIRAGILLRQAPANLLPASSHLFYWLHEGRRAARRILRDFRPEAVHANDWTTLPLALDAKARFGARIVYDSHEMAIAEYEHSLKWRIAALAHVRAIEGRGIRAADAVITVSPGIAEALAEAYPGLPKPAIIRNVPAAALAPFRPVGERIEVLFHGLLRDNRGLEAILDSLPRWRSEFRLTLRGQAAPAYLAALKARAEARGVADRVRFEPAVAPQEVVSRAAEADVGLCILPDSSRHNRFALPNKLFEYLAAGLAVVTSPLPDMAEIVTRFECGRLAADDADAITETINSLDRPALDRMKRQALAAAAALSWDREREVLTGLYDQLSRTSGT is encoded by the coding sequence ATGCGCATCGCCGTCGTCGATTTCCATTCCCTGGCCAACGATTCGCGCGTGCTGCGGACGGCCGAGGCCCTGCACGGGGCCGGGCACGAGGTCCTGCTCGTCGGCTACGGGCCGGCGCCAGAGGGCGTGCCCTATCGGGTCGCGCTCCTGCCCCGGCTGCCCTCGCCCTTCGTCATCCGGGCCGGAATCCTGCTGCGGCAGGCCCCGGCCAACCTGCTGCCGGCCTCCTCGCATCTCTTCTACTGGCTCCACGAGGGGCGGCGGGCGGCGCGGCGGATCCTGCGCGACTTCCGGCCCGAGGCGGTCCACGCCAACGATTGGACGACCCTGCCGCTCGCCCTCGACGCCAAGGCCCGCTTCGGGGCGCGCATCGTCTATGACAGCCACGAGATGGCGATCGCCGAGTATGAGCACAGCCTGAAATGGCGGATCGCGGCGCTTGCCCATGTGCGGGCCATCGAGGGACGCGGCATCCGGGCTGCCGATGCGGTCATCACCGTGAGCCCCGGCATCGCCGAGGCCCTGGCCGAGGCCTATCCGGGCCTGCCGAAGCCTGCCATCATCCGTAACGTTCCGGCCGCGGCCCTGGCGCCGTTCCGGCCCGTGGGTGAGCGGATCGAGGTCCTGTTCCACGGCCTTCTGCGCGACAATAGGGGCCTGGAGGCGATCCTCGATTCCCTGCCGCGCTGGCGCAGCGAGTTCCGCCTGACCCTGCGCGGGCAGGCGGCGCCTGCCTATCTCGCGGCCCTGAAGGCCCGTGCCGAGGCGCGGGGCGTGGCGGACCGGGTTCGCTTCGAGCCGGCGGTTGCTCCCCAGGAGGTGGTCTCCCGGGCCGCCGAGGCGGATGTGGGGCTGTGCATCCTGCCGGATTCGAGCCGCCACAACCGCTTCGCCCTGCCGAACAAGCTGTTCGAATACCTGGCGGCAGGCCTCGCGGTCGTCACCTCGCCCCTGCCCGACATGGCCGAGATCGTGACCCGCTTCGAATGCGGGCGCCTCGCGGCCGACGATGCGGATGCCATTACGGAGACTATCAACAGCCTCGACCGTCCCGCCCTCGACCGCATGAAAAGGCAGGCCCTCGCGGCTGCCGCTGCCTTGAGCTGGGACCGGGAGCGGGAGGTCCTGACGGGCCTCTACGACCAATTATCGCGCACGTCCGGCACTTGA
- a CDS encoding glycosyltransferase family 4 protein, which yields MLEICEGLERRGYPVALRAERGASRSGLFGQLGRYARITVAGLAGLPRADIVYFRSHFAAFPIALAARILGKPTIQEINGVYAEAFVTHPRFRRLKRILSALQRLQYRWASALIAVTPQLVTWGSAEAGHVRAFHVGNGANTRLFTPEGPQTRRTRPYVLFFGGMTRWHGVEVMLQAARSPGWPDGTDLLLAGPIVDESLRAALEGAQAPVTWLDRVAQKDLPALIRGAVAALVPSVDPSGITAHGITPLKLFEMLACGRPVVVSDFKGMADIVRGSGCGLVVPSGDPEALARAVADLSADPSKAKTMGEAGARLIAAEHSWDVRAAETAAVIEDVLARG from the coding sequence GTGCTGGAGATCTGCGAGGGCCTGGAGCGGCGCGGCTATCCGGTGGCCCTGCGGGCGGAGCGCGGGGCCTCCCGCAGCGGCCTCTTCGGCCAGCTCGGGCGCTATGCCCGCATCACCGTCGCGGGCCTGGCGGGCCTACCACGGGCCGACATCGTCTATTTCCGCTCCCATTTCGCGGCCTTTCCCATTGCGCTCGCCGCGAGGATCCTAGGCAAGCCGACGATCCAGGAGATCAACGGGGTCTATGCGGAGGCCTTCGTGACCCATCCGCGCTTCCGGCGCCTGAAGAGGATCCTCTCGGCCCTCCAGCGGCTGCAATACCGCTGGGCGAGCGCGCTCATCGCCGTCACGCCCCAGCTCGTCACGTGGGGCTCGGCGGAGGCCGGCCATGTCCGCGCCTTCCACGTGGGCAACGGGGCGAACACCAGACTCTTCACGCCCGAAGGCCCGCAGACCCGCAGGACACGGCCCTATGTCCTGTTCTTCGGCGGCATGACGCGCTGGCATGGGGTCGAGGTGATGCTCCAGGCCGCCCGCTCCCCGGGCTGGCCTGACGGGACCGACCTGCTGCTCGCCGGCCCGATCGTCGACGAGAGCCTGCGGGCCGCCCTCGAGGGAGCGCAGGCCCCCGTGACGTGGCTCGACCGGGTCGCGCAGAAGGATCTGCCGGCCCTGATCCGCGGCGCTGTGGCGGCGCTCGTGCCGAGCGTGGATCCCAGCGGCATCACGGCCCACGGCATCACGCCCTTAAAACTCTTCGAGATGCTGGCCTGCGGTCGGCCGGTGGTGGTCAGCGACTTCAAGGGCATGGCGGATATCGTCCGGGGCAGCGGCTGCGGCCTCGTCGTCCCGTCGGGCGATCCGGAGGCGCTCGCCCGCGCCGTCGCGGACCTCTCGGCCGACCCGTCTAAAGCCAAGACCATGGGCGAGGCCGGGGCCCGGCTGATCGCCGCCGAACATTCCTGGGACGTCAGGGCCGCCGAGACGGCCGCAGTGATCGAGGACGTTCTCGCAAGGGGATAG